In a single window of the Deinococcus aerophilus genome:
- a CDS encoding MDR family MFS transporter, whose protein sequence is MNAPALNERQKILAFTGILTVLFLSSLNLTVVGSAMPRVISDLGGFHLYAWAFTAYSLATTVTIPIVGTISDRLGRRPLILLGIAVFALGSVGLGFVQTMEQLIMLRALQGVGGGMLMAMSFTAIADLFTPIERGRYQGYTGAVWGVSSVVGPLVGGFLTDHLGWRSVFFVNLPFALLAAYFIWRFFRLPRPSLSGETGRNFDALGAVLLAGAVTTLTLAVSWGGGTYAWGSAPILGLLAGAATLGMGYTLHSRRQARPILDLGLLKDRGIATASLAVFLVSAGMYAAILYLPLYMQGVRGSSASGSGLALAPLMGGMILTSTLAGQFVSRTGRYKQLIVTGALMAALALVLASSLSLTTPMWLAVGTMVLLGLGLGPVNSQLVLAVQNAAPREKLGSATAGNQFFQQIGGTLAVSLFGALVNAQLAAKLGAQLPAAARTLPAPLQDAIASPNMLTSPEASAQLGGALQQLGQPELLSQITAALKTVMVGAIDEVFLVSAGLVGVAFVVALLLPERPLLGHPTHTLEVRGEAPHPASSATD, encoded by the coding sequence ATGAACGCTCCTGCCCTGAACGAACGCCAGAAGATCCTGGCCTTTACCGGCATCCTGACCGTGCTGTTTCTGTCCAGCCTGAACCTGACGGTGGTGGGCAGCGCCATGCCGCGCGTCATCAGCGACCTGGGCGGCTTTCACCTGTACGCCTGGGCCTTTACCGCGTACTCGCTGGCCACCACCGTCACGATTCCCATCGTGGGCACCATCAGTGACCGCCTGGGCCGCCGCCCGCTGATCCTGCTGGGCATAGCGGTGTTCGCACTGGGCAGCGTGGGCCTGGGCTTCGTGCAGACCATGGAGCAGCTGATCATGCTGCGTGCCCTGCAGGGGGTGGGCGGCGGCATGCTGATGGCGATGAGCTTCACGGCCATCGCCGACCTGTTCACGCCCATCGAACGCGGGCGCTACCAGGGCTACACCGGCGCGGTGTGGGGCGTCAGCTCCGTGGTGGGGCCGCTGGTCGGCGGTTTTCTGACCGACCACCTGGGCTGGCGCAGCGTCTTTTTCGTGAACCTGCCCTTTGCGCTGCTCGCGGCGTACTTCATCTGGCGCTTCTTCCGGCTCCCCAGACCCAGCCTGAGCGGGGAAACGGGCCGCAACTTCGATGCGCTGGGCGCCGTGTTGCTGGCAGGAGCAGTCACCACCCTCACGTTGGCGGTGTCCTGGGGCGGCGGCACCTATGCCTGGGGCAGTGCGCCCATCCTGGGCCTGCTGGCGGGGGCGGCGACCCTGGGCATGGGCTACACGCTGCACAGCCGCCGTCAGGCACGGCCCATCCTGGATCTGGGCCTGCTGAAAGACCGCGGCATCGCCACCGCCTCGCTGGCCGTCTTCCTGGTCAGTGCAGGAATGTACGCCGCGATTCTGTACCTGCCGCTGTACATGCAGGGCGTGCGCGGTTCCAGCGCCTCGGGCAGCGGACTGGCCCTGGCCCCCCTGATGGGCGGCATGATCCTGACCAGCACCCTGGCGGGCCAGTTCGTGAGCCGCACCGGCCGCTACAAACAGCTGATCGTTACCGGAGCGCTGATGGCCGCCCTTGCGCTGGTCCTGGCATCCTCGCTGAGCCTGACCACCCCGATGTGGCTGGCGGTGGGCACCATGGTTCTGTTGGGCCTGGGGCTGGGCCCGGTCAACAGCCAGCTTGTCCTGGCAGTGCAGAACGCCGCCCCGCGCGAGAAACTGGGCAGCGCCACGGCCGGCAACCAGTTCTTTCAGCAGATTGGTGGCACGCTGGCGGTCAGCCTGTTCGGGGCGCTGGTCAACGCGCAACTGGCGGCCAAACTGGGCGCCCAGTTGCCCGCCGCCGCCCGGACCCTGCCCGCACCGTTACAGGACGCCATCGCCAGCCCCAACATGCTCACCAGCCCGGAGGCCAGCGCACAGCTGGGCGGCGCGCTGCAACAGCTGGGGCAGCCCGAACTGCTCTCTCAGATCACGGCGGCCCTGAAAACCGTGATGGTGGGGGCCATTGACGAGGTGTTTCTGGTCTCGGCGGGGCTGGTGGGCGTGGCCTTCGTGGTGGCGCTGCTGCTGCCCGAGCGCCCACTGCTGGGCCACCCGACCCATACGCTGGAGGTGCGGGGCGAGGCACCGCATCCGGCGTCGTCTGCAACGGACTGA
- the eutC gene encoding ethanolamine ammonia-lyase subunit EutC has protein sequence MADRPDAPDLTPWTFLREFTDARIALGRAGTSLPTRELLALNAAHAAARDAVQVAADFGPLAGALRDAGEAVVQVHSRAADRAEYLRRPDLGRTLAPDGVAALEETRTEPPSDIVIVVADGLSAGAGTHVGPLLSLLLPELRSAGFSVGPVVLARQARVALGDPVALALGARLVLVLIGERPGLSSPDSLGAYLTFGPQPHTPDSARNCVSNIRPAGLDARTAAWRLRQLIGQALRRELSGIALKDEGSDPPPDWARLPRG, from the coding sequence ATGGCCGACCGTCCGGACGCCCCCGACCTGACTCCTTGGACCTTTCTGCGCGAGTTCACCGACGCCCGCATCGCGCTGGGCCGTGCCGGAACCTCGCTGCCCACGCGCGAGCTGCTCGCCCTGAACGCGGCGCACGCGGCGGCGCGCGACGCTGTGCAGGTGGCGGCCGATTTCGGGCCGCTGGCCGGAGCCCTGAGGGACGCCGGAGAGGCTGTTGTTCAGGTCCACAGCCGCGCCGCAGACCGCGCCGAGTACCTGCGCCGCCCGGACCTGGGCCGGACCCTGGCCCCGGACGGTGTTGCGGCGCTGGAAGAAACGCGGACCGAACCCCCCTCCGACATCGTGATCGTCGTGGCGGACGGCCTCTCGGCGGGGGCAGGGACGCATGTGGGACCGCTGCTCTCCCTCCTGCTGCCCGAACTGCGCAGCGCGGGTTTCAGCGTCGGGCCGGTCGTGCTCGCCCGGCAGGCGCGGGTGGCGCTGGGTGACCCGGTGGCCCTGGCACTGGGCGCACGGCTGGTCCTGGTGCTGATCGGCGAGCGTCCCGGTCTGAGCAGTCCCGACAGCCTGGGCGCGTACCTGACCTTCGGGCCGCAGCCGCATACCCCGGATTCGGCCCGCAACTGTGTGTCCAACATCCGCCCGGCGGGGCTGGACGCGCGGACGGCGGCGTGGCGGCTGCGCCAGCTGATCGGTCAGGCGCTGCGCCGGGAACTCAGCGGCATTGCGCTCAAGGACGAGGGCAGCGACCCGCCGCCGGACTGGGCCCGCCTGCCGCGCGGCTAG
- a CDS encoding thiamine ABC transporter substrate-binding protein gives MAFLLTGLAGAQTTLTVITHDSFDVDKKLVAGFEAANNARVRFVKGGDAGELLNRLILTRRAPVADVVYGLDNSLLARARSADLLLPYKSPALAGVPATYRLDDAGLLNTVDYGHVALNYDRAWFQKAGLALPRTLDDLKSPTYARLTVVESPATSSPGLAFLLATVNHYGEADAWSWWKTARQNGLKVTRGWNDAYYKEFSRNGGRYPIVLSYASSPAAEVYYADGYDPKKLPAQAPTANLFLPGSTWLQLEGVGILKGTKQPVLARKFVDFMLGRDVQADIPTRMWIYPAVGGTPLDAVFKFAAQPELSPVKPGLSANPQRLVDAWVTNVLRAR, from the coding sequence ATGGCATTTCTTCTGACCGGGCTGGCGGGGGCCCAGACCACCCTGACCGTGATCACCCACGACTCCTTCGACGTGGACAAGAAACTGGTGGCCGGCTTCGAGGCGGCCAACAACGCCCGGGTGCGCTTTGTGAAGGGCGGCGACGCCGGGGAACTCCTGAACCGCCTGATTCTGACCCGCCGCGCCCCGGTCGCCGACGTGGTGTACGGCCTGGACAACAGCCTGCTGGCCCGCGCCCGCAGCGCCGACCTGCTGTTGCCGTACAAATCGCCCGCCCTGGCCGGGGTGCCGGCCACTTACCGTTTGGACGACGCGGGCCTGCTGAACACGGTGGACTACGGCCACGTCGCGCTCAACTACGACCGCGCGTGGTTTCAGAAAGCGGGCCTGGCCCTGCCCAGAACGCTCGACGACCTGAAATCCCCCACCTACGCCCGGTTGACCGTGGTGGAAAGTCCGGCCACGAGCAGCCCCGGCCTGGCCTTCTTGCTTGCCACCGTGAACCATTACGGCGAGGCGGACGCCTGGAGCTGGTGGAAGACGGCCCGGCAGAACGGCCTGAAGGTCACGCGCGGCTGGAACGACGCGTATTACAAGGAGTTCTCCCGCAACGGAGGCCGCTACCCCATCGTGCTGTCGTATGCCAGCAGCCCGGCGGCCGAGGTCTACTACGCCGACGGCTACGATCCGAAAAAGCTGCCCGCCCAGGCCCCCACCGCCAACCTGTTCCTGCCGGGCAGCACGTGGCTGCAACTCGAAGGCGTGGGCATTCTGAAGGGAACCAAACAGCCCGTCCTGGCCCGCAAGTTCGTGGATTTCATGCTGGGCCGGGACGTGCAGGCCGACATCCCCACACGCATGTGGATCTATCCCGCCGTGGGCGGCACGCCGCTGGACGCGGTGTTCAAGTTCGCGGCCCAGCCGGAGCTGTCTCCGGTCAAGCCCGGCCTGAGTGCCAACCCCCAGCGGCTGGTGGACGCCTGGGTAACGAACGTGTTGCGGGCGCGCTAA
- a CDS encoding NAD(P)/FAD-dependent oxidoreductase → MHDVVVVGAGLAGLTAARLLHRAGRRVRVLEATGHLGGRVRSRVVDGFTLDAGYQVLFPAYPAVKRNLDLAALDLVPIPPSAAVRRGRREDVLGDPRRDPAALPGTLSTDMLGVGDKLRLARLAAEVLFPAPHTLLTGPDQTTEAYLRAQGFSEAALTNFFRPFFGGIFLRRELDTSARLFRYYLRMLISGGAALPRAGMGALPAQLAAGLDVRTGVRVTALRPHGTHVTLQTSAGELDAHHVIVATDPAAAARLLGEDVSRGSLGSTYLYYGAGQTVDAQPRLLLNAEGGGLINNAQWLSHVLPERVPPGQHLLVVTVLGLPALDDDALDARVRGELERWYGAAVAGLQTLGVERIPHAQYPQPPGYAATLPGHATRMPGVLLASEVTSMSGIQGAMESGEKAAAIVLDDLAALSRPRGA, encoded by the coding sequence ATGCACGACGTGGTGGTGGTGGGAGCGGGACTGGCAGGGCTGACGGCGGCGCGGCTGCTGCACCGGGCTGGACGGCGGGTGCGGGTGCTGGAGGCGACCGGTCACCTTGGCGGGCGGGTGCGCTCGCGCGTGGTGGACGGCTTCACGCTGGACGCGGGGTATCAGGTGCTGTTCCCGGCTTACCCGGCGGTAAAACGCAATCTGGATCTGGCCGCCCTGGATCTGGTTCCTATCCCTCCCTCGGCGGCGGTGCGGCGTGGCCGGCGGGAGGACGTCCTCGGCGATCCCCGGCGCGATCCGGCGGCGCTGCCGGGCACCCTGAGCACCGACATGCTGGGCGTGGGCGACAAGCTGCGGCTGGCGCGGCTGGCCGCTGAGGTGCTATTTCCCGCACCCCATACCCTCCTGACCGGCCCCGACCAGACCACCGAGGCCTACCTGCGGGCCCAGGGCTTCAGCGAAGCGGCGCTGACCAACTTCTTCCGCCCCTTTTTCGGCGGCATCTTTCTGCGCCGGGAGCTGGACACCTCCGCGCGGCTGTTCCGCTATTACCTCCGGATGCTGATCAGCGGCGGCGCGGCCCTGCCGCGCGCGGGCATGGGCGCGCTGCCCGCCCAGCTGGCCGCCGGGCTGGACGTGCGGACCGGGGTGCGCGTCACCGCACTCAGGCCGCACGGAACCCACGTCACCCTGCAGACCTCTGCCGGGGAACTGGACGCCCACCACGTGATCGTCGCCACCGATCCGGCCGCGGCGGCGCGGCTGCTGGGCGAGGACGTCTCGCGCGGCAGCCTGGGCAGCACCTACCTGTACTACGGGGCTGGGCAGACGGTGGATGCCCAGCCCCGGCTGCTGCTGAATGCGGAAGGCGGCGGCCTCATCAACAACGCCCAGTGGCTCAGCCACGTTCTGCCGGAGCGTGTGCCGCCGGGCCAGCACCTGCTGGTGGTGACGGTGCTCGGCCTGCCCGCGCTGGACGACGATGCGCTGGACGCCCGCGTGCGCGGAGAGCTGGAACGGTGGTACGGCGCAGCAGTGGCCGGACTGCAGACGCTGGGCGTCGAGCGCATTCCGCACGCGCAGTACCCGCAGCCGCCCGGCTATGCGGCCACACTGCCGGGCCACGCCACGCGGATGCCGGGGGTGCTGCTCGCCTCGGAGGTCACCTCCATGAGCGGCATCCAGGGCGCGATGGAAAGCGGCGAGAAGGCCGCGGCCATCGTGCTGGATGATCTGGCTGCCCTGAGCCGCCCCCGGGGGGCCTGA
- a CDS encoding CynX/NimT family MFS transporter: MSLPEAQSAPRPRRPTAAPLLILGLVLVALNLRPAIAGFGPLLGEVQDEFRVSAATLSLLSTLPLLCWGVLAPLAPLLSRRYSNETIILCATALIAAGSVLRVGATLPVILGGTVLVGAGIALNNVLLPSLIRRDYPQRVGPMTGLYTLAVVGGATLASGLAVPLQTAFGGGWRSSVAVWTGLAVVGTLAWWPAVRGRQTHARALNTGGPSVWRNPYALPVTLFMGLQALVFFTWLTWLPRVLQDSGFGAAQAGLWLALANVVQLPFTLAVPILAARPRLLVPLAVVTALFGAAGVLGLLLAPATPLPWMLLLGAGAGSTFPLALMFIAVRAAHPAQVPQLSALAQGFGYVVAAAGPFVFGALHDWTGDWHAPLIFLLVCTVLVGVSGIASGRSRQA; this comes from the coding sequence GTGAGCCTTCCTGAAGCCCAGAGCGCCCCGCGACCACGCCGGCCCACCGCCGCTCCACTGCTGATTCTGGGACTGGTGCTTGTGGCCCTGAACCTGCGTCCGGCCATCGCCGGCTTTGGGCCGTTGCTGGGAGAGGTTCAGGACGAATTCCGGGTCAGCGCAGCCACCCTGAGCCTGCTGAGCACGCTGCCGCTGCTGTGCTGGGGGGTGCTCGCCCCGCTGGCTCCGCTGCTCAGCCGCCGCTACAGCAACGAGACCATCATCCTGTGCGCCACGGCCCTGATCGCTGCCGGCAGCGTGCTGCGGGTCGGGGCCACGCTGCCGGTGATCCTGGGGGGCACGGTGCTCGTCGGCGCGGGCATCGCCCTGAACAACGTGCTGTTGCCCAGCCTGATCCGGCGCGACTACCCCCAGCGGGTCGGCCCCATGACCGGGCTGTATACGCTGGCGGTGGTGGGCGGCGCGACCCTGGCCTCGGGACTGGCGGTGCCGCTGCAGACCGCCTTCGGGGGGGGGTGGCGCTCCTCGGTGGCGGTGTGGACCGGGCTGGCCGTGGTCGGCACGCTGGCGTGGTGGCCCGCGGTGCGCGGGCGCCAGACCCATGCCCGCGCCCTGAACACCGGGGGCCCCTCCGTGTGGCGCAATCCCTACGCCCTGCCGGTGACACTGTTCATGGGGCTGCAGGCCCTGGTGTTCTTCACGTGGCTGACCTGGCTGCCCCGGGTGCTGCAGGACAGCGGATTCGGCGCGGCGCAGGCAGGGCTGTGGCTGGCGCTGGCGAACGTGGTGCAGCTTCCCTTCACGCTGGCGGTGCCCATTCTGGCGGCGCGGCCCCGGCTGCTCGTCCCGCTGGCGGTCGTCACGGCGCTGTTCGGCGCGGCGGGAGTGCTCGGGCTGCTGCTCGCCCCCGCCACCCCGCTGCCGTGGATGCTGCTGCTGGGGGCCGGAGCCGGCAGCACCTTTCCCCTGGCCCTGATGTTCATCGCAGTGCGCGCCGCCCACCCGGCACAGGTACCGCAGCTCTCGGCGCTGGCCCAGGGCTTCGGCTACGTCGTGGCGGCGGCCGGTCCCTTCGTCTTCGGAGCGCTGCACGACTGGACCGGAGACTGGCACGCCCCACTGATCTTTCTGCTCGTCTGCACCGTTCTGGTGGGCGTGAGCGGGATCGCCTCCGGGCGGAGCCGCCAGGCGTAG
- a CDS encoding YbaN family protein — MTPPPPSRPVKPLWVALGVVLCGMGVVGLILPGFPGTVWFVLAAACFSRGDPRWEAWLLSRPVVGGLVRDYRTGQGMPLRAKWIACACIVAAVALSLGRIPVLVGQVGWVAAGLVGILYITLRVPTKRQGLPADR, encoded by the coding sequence GTGACCCCGCCGCCCCCCTCCCGTCCCGTCAAACCGCTGTGGGTGGCGCTGGGGGTTGTGCTGTGCGGCATGGGGGTGGTGGGCCTGATCCTGCCGGGCTTTCCGGGAACGGTGTGGTTCGTGCTCGCCGCCGCCTGCTTTTCGCGGGGCGATCCGCGCTGGGAAGCGTGGCTGCTGTCGCGGCCCGTGGTCGGCGGTCTGGTGCGGGATTACCGCACCGGACAGGGAATGCCGCTGCGCGCCAAGTGGATCGCCTGCGCGTGCATCGTGGCCGCCGTGGCCCTCAGCCTGGGGCGCATTCCCGTGCTGGTGGGTCAGGTGGGCTGGGTGGCGGCCGGTCTGGTGGGCATTCTGTACATCACCCTGCGGGTCCCCACCAAACGCCAGGGCCTTCCGGCCGACCGCTGA
- a CDS encoding ethanolamine ammonia-lyase subunit EutB, producing the protein MNARFCTPEVRTYHLTLGHRHFSFPDLRAVMGCASPPKSGDELAGLAAGSAAEREAARQVLADLPLTVFLEDPLVPYETDEVTRLIVDSHDAAALAPVSGLSVGEFRDWLLGDHATPQSLAALAPGLTPEMVAAVGKLMRVQDLVLAASKVEVVTRFRTTLGLRGRFSTRLQPNHPTDDPRGILASTLDGLMFGCGDAVIGINPALDSVESCVGLLRLLDDFRRSTGVPTQSCVLTHVTNTLQAMERGAPVDLVFQSVAGTQAANAGFGIDLALLDEAHAAAMDLRRGADLSGGFGDNVMYFETGQGSALSAGAHHGVDQGTLEARAYAVARRYRPLLVNTVVGFIGPEYLMGGKQIIRAGLEDHFCGKLLGLPMGCDVCYTNHADADGDDMDALLTLLGAAGVTFIMGVPGGDDIMLNYQSTSFHDAWYLRRLFDRSPAPEFAAWLETVGLSQGGALTLPERAQLRGLMNTAELS; encoded by the coding sequence GTGAATGCACGCTTCTGCACGCCGGAGGTCCGGACGTACCACCTGACGCTGGGCCACCGACATTTCAGTTTTCCCGATCTGCGCGCCGTCATGGGCTGTGCCAGTCCGCCCAAATCCGGGGACGAGCTGGCCGGGCTGGCCGCGGGCAGCGCCGCGGAACGGGAAGCCGCGCGCCAAGTCCTGGCCGACCTGCCGCTGACCGTGTTTCTGGAAGACCCGCTTGTTCCCTACGAGACCGACGAGGTAACCCGCCTGATCGTGGACAGCCACGATGCGGCGGCCTTGGCTCCCGTGTCCGGGCTGAGCGTGGGCGAATTCCGCGACTGGCTGCTGGGCGACCACGCCACTCCACAGAGCCTCGCGGCGCTGGCCCCCGGCCTGACGCCCGAGATGGTGGCCGCCGTGGGCAAGCTGATGCGGGTGCAGGACCTGGTGCTCGCCGCGTCGAAGGTGGAGGTGGTCACGCGCTTTCGCACCACGTTGGGGCTGCGGGGCCGCTTCAGCACGCGCCTGCAGCCCAACCACCCCACCGACGACCCGCGCGGCATCCTGGCGAGCACCCTGGACGGGCTGATGTTCGGCTGCGGCGACGCCGTGATCGGCATCAATCCGGCGCTGGACAGCGTGGAGAGTTGTGTGGGCCTGCTGCGCCTGCTCGACGACTTCCGCCGGAGCACCGGCGTGCCCACCCAGAGCTGTGTGCTCACGCATGTAACCAACACCCTGCAGGCCATGGAGCGCGGCGCTCCGGTGGATCTGGTGTTTCAGAGCGTGGCGGGCACGCAGGCCGCCAACGCGGGCTTCGGCATCGATCTGGCGCTGCTGGACGAGGCCCACGCGGCGGCGATGGACCTGCGGCGCGGCGCCGACCTGTCCGGGGGCTTCGGGGACAACGTGATGTATTTCGAGACGGGCCAGGGCAGCGCCCTGTCGGCCGGTGCCCACCACGGCGTGGACCAGGGCACGCTGGAAGCCCGCGCCTACGCGGTGGCGCGGCGCTACCGGCCGCTGCTCGTCAACACGGTGGTCGGCTTTATCGGCCCCGAGTACCTGATGGGCGGCAAGCAGATCATCCGCGCGGGCTTGGAAGACCACTTCTGCGGCAAATTGCTGGGCCTGCCCATGGGCTGCGACGTCTGCTACACCAACCACGCCGATGCCGATGGAGACGACATGGACGCGCTGCTCACCCTGCTGGGCGCGGCGGGCGTGACCTTCATCATGGGCGTACCGGGCGGAGACGACATCATGCTGAATTACCAGTCCACCTCCTTCCACGATGCGTGGTACCTGCGCCGGCTGTTTGACCGCTCGCCCGCTCCCGAGTTCGCCGCGTGGCTGGAGACGGTGGGCCTGAGCCAGGGCGGAGCGCTGACGTTGCCGGAGCGGGCACAGCTGCGCGGTCTGATGAACACGGCCGAGCTGAGCTGA
- a CDS encoding NUDIX domain-containing protein: MSTFYLIAWLVVQDEGGRVLLGRRDGTAHADGIWGLPGGRVERGEGLREAAVREAREEVGITVEASSLTALGVSRYDQGGLQGSDVLFLSRRWTGEPAPLDKTSEIGWFAPGTLPEDCLPWLPGVLDAHLRRGAWLTEQLDGVAGLRILSP, translated from the coding sequence ATGTCCACCTTTTACCTGATCGCGTGGCTGGTCGTGCAGGACGAAGGCGGGCGCGTGCTGCTGGGCCGGCGCGACGGCACCGCCCACGCCGACGGAATCTGGGGGCTGCCGGGCGGACGTGTGGAGCGGGGCGAGGGCCTGCGCGAGGCTGCCGTCCGCGAGGCGCGCGAGGAGGTCGGCATCACCGTAGAGGCCTCCTCGCTGACCGCACTGGGTGTGTCCCGCTACGACCAAGGGGGCCTACAGGGCAGCGATGTTCTGTTCCTGAGCCGGCGCTGGACCGGGGAGCCGGCGCCGCTGGACAAGACCTCTGAGATCGGCTGGTTTGCCCCCGGTACCCTGCCCGAAGACTGCCTGCCTTGGCTGCCCGGCGTGCTGGACGCCCACCTGAGGCGCGGCGCCTGGCTGACCGAGCAGCTGGACGGGGTCGCGGGGCTGCGGATTCTCTCCCCCTGA
- a CDS encoding MarR family winged helix-turn-helix transcriptional regulator, protein MNTSSPSPTEAQTDALYDLVRLTLRLSRRFRQALDEPLETALGLNTKEVLVLASIMDGAQTPGSVAARQSLPAPTVTRIVSKLVEAGLVQRVSDPADLRRFRLQMTPQGEALRARTRATGKQIVTSHFGHLPPERVAAALQAVGELHEAMNAPQKTPHQEVGT, encoded by the coding sequence ATGAATACCTCCTCTCCCTCCCCCACCGAGGCCCAGACCGACGCGCTGTATGACCTCGTGCGCCTGACGCTGCGGCTGTCGCGGCGCTTTCGGCAGGCGCTGGACGAACCGCTGGAAACCGCGCTGGGACTGAACACCAAGGAGGTGCTGGTGCTCGCGTCCATCATGGACGGCGCCCAGACGCCCGGCAGCGTCGCCGCCCGCCAGAGCCTGCCCGCCCCCACCGTGACGCGCATCGTGTCCAAGCTGGTGGAGGCCGGGCTGGTGCAGCGCGTCAGCGATCCGGCCGACCTGCGCCGTTTCCGGCTTCAGATGACGCCCCAGGGCGAGGCCCTGCGCGCCCGCACCCGCGCCACCGGCAAACAGATCGTGACCTCTCACTTCGGCCACCTGCCACCGGAACGCGTGGCGGCGGCCCTGCAGGCGGTCGGCGAACTTCACGAGGCCATGAACGCGCCGCAAAAGACCCCCCATCAGGAGGTGGGCACATGA
- a CDS encoding VOC family protein: protein MGATLDHLVVAARTLPEGRAWLEGRLGVPLQDGGQHALFGTHNALLSLGPAAAYLEVIAVDPDAPAPQRPRWFGLDTPAMHTKLQDGPALIHWVAAVPRLESGSLEPGTEVLELSRGENHWALTVPQDGSLPMHGVAPSRILWHTPPPPTRLSDVGVRLGGLHLGTPDPDALRAVLDSLNFMGEVEVYEAPQAELRAVLETPGGLVTLGG from the coding sequence ATGGGCGCCACCCTGGACCATCTGGTGGTCGCCGCCCGCACCCTGCCCGAGGGCCGCGCGTGGCTGGAAGGCCGCCTAGGTGTGCCGCTGCAGGACGGCGGGCAGCACGCCCTGTTCGGCACCCACAACGCGCTGCTGTCGCTGGGCCCAGCCGCCGCCTACCTGGAGGTGATCGCCGTGGACCCGGACGCGCCCGCCCCACAGCGTCCGCGCTGGTTTGGGCTGGACACGCCGGCCATGCACACGAAGTTGCAAGACGGTCCTGCCCTGATCCACTGGGTCGCGGCGGTTCCCCGCCTGGAATCTGGGAGCCTGGAGCCGGGAACAGAGGTGCTGGAACTTTCGCGCGGCGAGAACCACTGGGCGCTGACCGTGCCTCAGGACGGCAGCCTGCCCATGCACGGCGTCGCTCCGTCTCGCATCCTGTGGCACACGCCGCCCCCGCCCACCCGCCTGAGCGACGTGGGCGTGCGCCTGGGCGGCCTGCATCTGGGCACGCCTGACCCCGACGCCCTGCGCGCCGTGCTGGACAGCCTGAACTTTATGGGCGAGGTGGAGGTCTACGAGGCTCCGCAGGCCGAACTGCGCGCGGTGCTGGAGACGCCGGGGGGCCTGGTGACGCTTGGGGGGTAG
- a CDS encoding rhomboid family intramembrane serine protease has protein sequence MRSPAPDRSAPPRPGPPRSPLAPGRPQIGPALGITAVLVVGVWAQELVDLVVFDGDLDYYGIEPRNPGTFWHVLTAPFLHADFAHLIANTVPLAVLGFMSAVRGVGRFLAVTLLIAVVGGGLVWLFARGDSVHLGASELIFGYLAYLLGVGWWERTPAAVGVAVVAFVLYGGILWGVVPGNPMVSWEAHLFGFLAGVLAALLLHGRRPARPVERAG, from the coding sequence ATGAGGTCTCCAGCGCCCGACCGCTCCGCGCCCCCGCGTCCAGGTCCGCCCCGCTCGCCCCTCGCGCCGGGAAGGCCGCAGATTGGCCCGGCCCTGGGCATCACGGCCGTGCTGGTGGTCGGTGTCTGGGCGCAGGAACTCGTGGATCTGGTGGTGTTCGACGGCGACCTCGACTACTACGGCATCGAGCCGCGCAACCCCGGCACCTTCTGGCATGTGCTGACTGCGCCCTTTCTGCACGCCGATTTTGCCCATCTGATCGCCAACACCGTGCCCCTGGCCGTGCTCGGCTTCATGAGCGCGGTGCGGGGGGTGGGGCGTTTTCTGGCCGTCACGCTACTGATCGCGGTGGTGGGCGGCGGGCTGGTGTGGCTCTTTGCACGCGGCGACAGCGTTCATCTGGGGGCCAGCGAGCTGATCTTCGGTTACCTGGCCTACCTGCTGGGGGTGGGCTGGTGGGAGCGCACGCCCGCCGCCGTGGGTGTGGCGGTGGTCGCCTTTGTGCTGTACGGCGGCATTCTGTGGGGCGTGGTGCCGGGCAACCCGATGGTGTCGTGGGAGGCGCACCTGTTCGGTTTTCTGGCGGGGGTGCTGGCGGCCCTGTTGCTGCACGGGCGCCGCCCGGCCCGGCCGGTGGAGCGTGCGGGGTAG